The proteins below come from a single Afipia felis ATCC 53690 genomic window:
- the ftsH gene encoding ATP-dependent zinc metalloprotease FtsH, with protein sequence MNANLRNFGLWVIIVLLLLALFTLFQNPAQRTSSQDISFSQLLNEVDQNHVRDVVIQGPEIRGTLTNGSTFQTYAPSDPTLIKRLYDAKVSITAKPPGDNVPWFVSLLVSWLPFIALIGVWIFLSRQMQGGAGKAMGFGKSRAKMLTEAHGRVTFEDVAGVDEAKQDLQEIVEFLRDPGKFQRLGGRIPRGVLLVGPPGTGKTLIARAVAGEANVPFFTISGSDFVEMFVGVGASRVRDMFEQAKKNAPCIIFIDEIDAVGRHRGAGLGGGNDEREQTLNQLLVEMDGFEANEGVILIAATNRPDVLDPALLRPGRFDRQVVVPNPDVVGREQILKVHVRKVPLAPDINLKTIARGTPGFSGADLMNLVNEAALTAARRNKRMVTQAEFEEAKDKVMMGAERKSLVMSEEEKMLTAYHEGGHAIVGLNVPATDPIHKATIIPRGRALGMVMQLPERDKMSMSLEQMTSRLAIMMGGRVAEELIFGRNKVTSGASSDIEQATRLARMMVTRWGLSDELGTVAYGENNDEVFLGMQVNRQQNVSEATAQKIDSEVKRLVEEGYNEATRILTEKREDLETLAKGLLEFETLSGDEITDLLNGKKPNRESVLEPATPRTSAVPPTGKPRPRPDAGMEPQPQA encoded by the coding sequence ATGAACGCGAATCTGCGCAATTTTGGCCTCTGGGTCATCATCGTCCTCCTGCTGCTGGCGCTGTTCACGCTGTTCCAGAACCCGGCGCAGCGCACATCGTCGCAGGACATCTCCTTTTCGCAGTTGCTGAACGAGGTTGATCAGAACCACGTGCGTGATGTCGTCATTCAGGGTCCTGAAATTCGCGGCACGCTGACCAACGGTTCGACCTTCCAGACTTATGCGCCGAGCGACCCGACGCTCATCAAGCGCCTGTACGATGCCAAGGTCTCGATCACCGCGAAGCCGCCGGGCGACAACGTGCCATGGTTCGTCTCGCTGCTGGTTTCGTGGCTGCCGTTCATCGCGCTGATCGGCGTGTGGATTTTCCTGTCGCGTCAGATGCAGGGCGGCGCTGGCAAGGCGATGGGCTTCGGCAAGTCGCGCGCCAAGATGCTGACCGAAGCGCATGGCCGCGTGACGTTTGAGGACGTCGCAGGCGTGGATGAAGCCAAACAGGATTTGCAGGAGATCGTCGAGTTCCTGCGCGATCCCGGCAAGTTCCAGCGGCTAGGTGGACGGATTCCGCGCGGCGTGCTGTTGGTCGGCCCGCCCGGTACGGGTAAGACGCTGATCGCGCGTGCGGTCGCGGGCGAAGCCAACGTGCCGTTCTTCACCATTTCGGGTTCGGACTTCGTCGAGATGTTCGTCGGCGTCGGCGCTTCGCGCGTCCGCGACATGTTCGAGCAGGCGAAGAAGAACGCGCCGTGCATCATCTTCATCGACGAAATCGATGCGGTCGGCCGTCATCGCGGCGCCGGTCTCGGCGGCGGCAATGACGAGCGCGAGCAGACGCTGAACCAGTTGCTGGTCGAGATGGACGGCTTCGAGGCGAACGAGGGCGTGATCCTCATTGCCGCGACCAACCGCCCCGACGTGCTCGATCCCGCGCTGCTGCGCCCGGGTCGCTTCGACCGTCAGGTCGTGGTGCCGAATCCGGACGTCGTCGGCCGCGAGCAGATTCTCAAGGTTCACGTCCGCAAGGTGCCGCTGGCCCCCGACATCAACCTCAAGACCATCGCACGCGGCACCCCGGGCTTCTCCGGCGCCGACCTGATGAACCTCGTCAACGAAGCCGCACTCACTGCTGCGCGCCGTAACAAGCGGATGGTGACGCAGGCCGAGTTCGAGGAGGCCAAGGACAAGGTGATGATGGGCGCCGAGCGCAAGTCGCTCGTCATGTCCGAGGAAGAGAAAATGCTGACGGCCTATCACGAGGGCGGCCACGCCATCGTCGGCCTCAACGTGCCTGCGACCGATCCAATCCACAAGGCGACGATCATCCCGCGTGGCCGTGCGCTCGGCATGGTCATGCAACTGCCGGAGCGCGACAAGATGTCGATGTCGCTCGAGCAGATGACCTCGCGCCTCGCCATCATGATGGGCGGGCGTGTCGCCGAGGAGCTTATCTTCGGCCGCAACAAGGTCACGTCCGGCGCTTCGTCGGACATCGAGCAGGCCACGCGCCTTGCCCGCATGATGGTGACTCGCTGGGGCCTGTCGGATGAACTCGGCACGGTGGCCTACGGCGAGAACAATGACGAAGTGTTCCTGGGCATGCAGGTGAATCGTCAGCAGAACGTCTCGGAGGCCACTGCGCAGAAGATCGACTCGGAAGTGAAGCGTCTCGTCGAGGAAGGCTACAACGAAGCGACGCGGATTTTGACCGAGAAGCGCGAGGATCTCGAGACGCTGGCCAAGGGCCTGCTTGAATTTGAAACGCTGTCTGGCGACGAGATCACGGACCTTCTCAACGGCAAGAAGCCGAATCGCGAGTCGGTGCTTGAACCGGCAACGCCTCGTACCTCGGCGGTGCCGCCGACCGGCAAGCCGCGTCCGCGTCCTGATGCCGGAATGGAGCCGCAGCCGCAGGCGTAA
- the tilS gene encoding tRNA lysidine(34) synthetase TilS, with protein MDRNAPAAEPVSAQEARQLFAGWKRIPALVLAVSGGPDSVALLWLAARWRKSLKKGPDLLAVTVDHGLRAAASHEARDVKRLASALGIAHRTLKWSGTKPKTGVPQAAREARYTLLARAARSASAVAVVTAHTQDDQAETILMRLSRGSGITGLGGMAAQTERHGIGLLRPFLDIPKARLVATLDRARIGYASDPTNHDPAYTRSRLRTLMPVLASEGADARTFARLALRLSRADAALERMTDGAERYLRLRGGEDSGFDAALFSALAEEIQVRLLRRALAGGMAAHPPELGQIETLLRALVQAQSEGRRFKRSLAGMTVSVEKGRLVVRPAPPRRSIHPSGRSGRS; from the coding sequence GTGGACAGAAACGCTCCGGCTGCTGAACCCGTTTCGGCGCAGGAAGCCCGGCAACTCTTCGCCGGATGGAAGCGGATTCCCGCACTGGTGCTGGCCGTGTCCGGCGGCCCGGATAGCGTTGCACTGTTATGGCTCGCCGCGCGCTGGCGCAAATCGCTCAAGAAGGGACCGGACCTGCTCGCGGTGACGGTCGATCACGGTCTGCGGGCGGCGGCGTCGCACGAGGCGCGCGACGTGAAGCGGCTGGCATCCGCGCTCGGCATCGCCCATCGCACCCTGAAGTGGAGCGGAACGAAACCGAAAACCGGCGTGCCGCAGGCTGCGCGCGAAGCGCGCTACACGCTTCTGGCCCGTGCGGCACGTTCCGCTTCGGCGGTGGCGGTCGTCACCGCCCACACCCAGGACGATCAGGCGGAAACCATTCTGATGCGGCTGTCGCGCGGCAGCGGCATCACCGGCCTCGGCGGCATGGCGGCTCAAACGGAACGTCACGGCATCGGACTGTTGCGTCCGTTTCTCGATATCCCCAAGGCGCGGCTGGTGGCGACGCTCGACCGCGCCCGGATCGGCTATGCGAGCGATCCGACCAATCACGATCCCGCCTATACGCGCTCGCGGCTGCGCACGCTGATGCCGGTGCTCGCGTCCGAGGGGGCCGACGCCAGGACGTTTGCCCGGCTCGCGCTGCGGCTGTCGCGCGCCGACGCGGCGCTTGAGCGGATGACAGACGGCGCGGAGCGCTATCTTCGCCTTCGCGGCGGCGAAGACAGTGGTTTCGATGCCGCTCTTTTCTCCGCGCTGGCGGAGGAAATTCAGGTGCGGCTGCTGCGCCGCGCGCTGGCAGGCGGAATGGCGGCCCATCCGCCGGAACTGGGACAGATCGAGACGTTGCTGCGTGCCTTGGTTCAGGCGCAAAGCGAAGGGCGGCGCTTCAAGCGGAGTCTCGCCGGAATGACGGTGAGTGTCGAGAAAGGACGGCTGGTGGTTCGCCCCGCGCCGCCGCGCCGGAGCATCCACCCATCGGGTCGGAGCGGACGCTCTTAA
- a CDS encoding TetR/AcrR family transcriptional regulator, with the protein MVYRRTHQVVKRLEARRAAILAAARETASEGGMAAVQIAPVAARANVAAGTVYRYFPSKADLISELISDVSDRELIAIRRAADAAPGPSSALAAAITTIAVHVVSHRKLAWGILAEPVDVDVSASRLTSRRAIAAELELRLEAAIKAGHLPAQDTALTATALIGALHEALVGPLALDSTGDAAKLREAVQNISLFALRAAGVLDARARGLVVQAVLPIRMAVGG; encoded by the coding sequence TTGGTTTATCGTCGTACCCATCAAGTCGTGAAGCGCCTGGAAGCGCGGCGTGCTGCTATTTTGGCAGCAGCGCGTGAAACGGCGTCGGAAGGTGGCATGGCGGCGGTGCAGATTGCTCCGGTGGCGGCGCGCGCGAATGTCGCAGCAGGCACGGTCTATCGCTACTTTCCCTCCAAGGCCGACCTGATTTCGGAATTGATCTCGGATGTCTCCGACAGGGAGTTGATCGCGATCCGCCGCGCGGCGGATGCCGCGCCGGGACCATCTTCGGCGCTCGCGGCGGCCATCACCACCATTGCCGTCCACGTCGTGTCTCACCGCAAACTCGCCTGGGGTATTCTGGCGGAGCCGGTGGATGTCGATGTCAGTGCTTCGCGCCTGACCAGCCGCCGTGCCATTGCAGCCGAACTCGAACTGCGTTTGGAAGCGGCGATCAAGGCCGGTCATCTGCCCGCGCAGGACACTGCGCTGACTGCGACTGCGCTGATCGGCGCGCTGCATGAAGCGCTCGTGGGTCCCTTGGCGCTGGATTCAACCGGCGACGCGGCTAAACTGCGGGAAGCCGTGCAGAACATCTCGTTGTTCGCGTTGCGCGCGGCTGGCGTTCTCGATGCACGTGCGCGCGGACTTGTCGTGCAGGCCGTGCTGCCGATCCGGATGGCGGTCGGCGGCTGA
- the pal gene encoding peptidoglycan-associated lipoprotein Pal, whose translation MFSQMRILQGFKLAAVLVVALSMGACANKNGDLNGNGMAGAATPGSQQDFVVNVGDRVFFDSDQTELSQQAINTLEKQAQWLQQYPRYSFTIEGHADERGTREYNIALGAKRAQSVRNFLVSRGINASRMRTISYGKERPVAVCNDISCWSQNRRAVTVLNASS comes from the coding sequence ATGTTCTCCCAAATGCGTATCCTCCAAGGATTCAAACTGGCGGCCGTCTTGGTCGTGGCCCTTTCGATGGGCGCCTGCGCCAACAAGAACGGCGACCTGAACGGCAACGGCATGGCCGGTGCTGCGACGCCAGGCAGCCAGCAGGACTTCGTGGTCAACGTCGGCGACCGCGTGTTCTTCGACAGCGACCAGACCGAACTGTCGCAGCAGGCGATCAACACCCTCGAGAAGCAGGCCCAGTGGCTACAACAGTACCCGCGCTACAGCTTCACCATCGAAGGCCATGCCGACGAACGCGGTACCCGCGAATACAACATCGCGCTCGGCGCCAAGCGTGCCCAATCGGTGCGAAACTTCCTGGTCTCGCGCGGCATCAATGCGAGCCGCATGCGCACGATCTCCTACGGCAAGGAACGCCCGGTGGCGGTGTGTAACGACATCTCCTGCTGGTCGCAGAACCGCCGCGCGGTCACGGTGCTCAACGCCAGTTCGTAA
- the ybgF gene encoding tol-pal system protein YbgF, whose product MSPKSKTVAAAGLACALAMLSSLALPMQAHAQYDNDSQGDPQMEIDRLSDQLRKLTGQNEELQHRNQVLEEQLRQLQGGAAPGAGAPPARGPANAGPAPYQNQQYQNPPYQNPQYQQQPAYQGQQPGAPITTPYNDGQAPVAPPAGGRRGDAFDPNQNPSAPGAPRALGSMRGQSNYAEPGSSQPGAPMNLEGNNGVVSPPPAAGGSAALTTAPPTQSPKDEFDLGLGYMQRKDYGLAEETMRNFTVKYPSDRLVGDAQYWLGESLFQRKKYREAAEAFLAVTSKYDKSAKAPDAMLRLGESLAALKEKDAACAAFGEVARKYPRASSSVKQGVARGQKRSGC is encoded by the coding sequence ATGTCACCGAAATCGAAAACTGTCGCCGCCGCAGGATTGGCCTGCGCGCTTGCTATGCTGTCGTCCCTTGCGCTGCCGATGCAGGCGCACGCGCAATACGACAACGATTCTCAAGGCGATCCCCAGATGGAGATCGACCGGTTGTCCGACCAATTGCGCAAGCTGACGGGGCAGAACGAGGAATTGCAGCATCGCAATCAGGTTCTCGAAGAACAGCTTCGCCAGTTGCAGGGCGGAGCGGCGCCCGGCGCCGGCGCTCCTCCCGCGCGTGGGCCGGCGAATGCCGGACCGGCACCGTATCAAAACCAGCAATATCAAAATCCGCCGTATCAAAATCCGCAGTATCAGCAGCAGCCCGCTTATCAGGGCCAGCAGCCGGGCGCGCCGATCACCACGCCATACAATGACGGGCAGGCGCCGGTCGCGCCGCCGGCAGGCGGTCGCCGCGGTGATGCATTCGACCCCAACCAGAATCCGAGCGCGCCCGGTGCACCGCGGGCGCTCGGCAGCATGCGGGGTCAATCCAACTATGCGGAGCCGGGTTCTTCGCAGCCGGGCGCGCCGATGAACCTCGAGGGCAATAACGGCGTTGTCTCCCCGCCACCCGCTGCAGGTGGAAGCGCGGCACTGACCACGGCGCCGCCGACGCAGTCGCCGAAGGACGAATTCGATCTCGGTCTCGGTTACATGCAGCGCAAGGATTACGGACTCGCCGAGGAGACCATGCGCAATTTCACGGTGAAATACCCGAGCGACCGTCTGGTCGGTGACGCGCAATACTGGCTTGGCGAGAGCCTGTTCCAGCGCAAGAAATACCGCGAGGCGGCGGAAGCGTTTCTCGCTGTGACCTCGAAATACGATAAATCGGCCAAGGCGCCGGATGCGATGCTGCGGCTCGGCGAGTCGCTTGCCGCGTTGAAGGAAAAGGATGCCGCCTGTGCGGCGTTTGGGGAAGTCGCGCGGAAATATCCGCGCGCGTCAAGCAGCGTGAAGCAGGGTGTCGCGCGTGGACAGAAACGCTCCGGCTGCTGA